A window from Candidatus Neomarinimicrobiota bacterium encodes these proteins:
- a CDS encoding GYD domain-containing protein: MITCFMFGKYTSESMKEISADRTKKVVILINELGGKVTSMYALLGERDLVFVVDFPDINHAIKASVAMTNLTGIPFSTSPAVTVEEFDAMLAEL, translated from the coding sequence ATGATCACCTGCTTCATGTTCGGAAAGTATACCTCCGAGTCCATGAAGGAGATAAGTGCTGATCGGACCAAGAAAGTTGTGATCCTTATCAATGAGTTGGGCGGGAAGGTCACTTCTATGTACGCGCTGCTGGGAGAACGGGACCTGGTCTTCGTCGTGGACTTCCCTGACATCAATCATGCCATCAAGGCCTCCGTCGCTATGACCAATTTGACCGGCATACCCTTCTCTACCTCACCGGCGGTCACCGTGGAGGAATTCGATGCCATGTTGGCTGAGTTGTAG